One stretch of Penaeus chinensis breed Huanghai No. 1 chromosome 27, ASM1920278v2, whole genome shotgun sequence DNA includes these proteins:
- the LOC125039350 gene encoding uncharacterized protein LOC125039350, giving the protein MVASVENADTTLYFLTEEIIFGKSKEVGVKPRPGKPNPRHPQRRRSWFYHLALAMSEVSRGRKTMWSANHPRNHLWPYLTGVKNRKGWSWSAPNPNLYLPLQLLLRDSSLEEEDTIPPKAEGNANYPVLQRTRGSDSFSVPPRSEGCTSFPLPPRMQGSDIYPVLPKTQGSVSYPIPLRMQGSASYPVPPRMQGTDSYPVPPRTQDSASFPLPLRMQGGSSFPVPPRIQGSASFPVPPRIQGSASFPVPPRIQGSASFPVPPRMQGSASFPVPPRTQGNANFHVPPRMQGSVSFPVLPRTQDSASFPVTPRIQDNACYPVPPSMQDSLSFPASPRTQDSVSYPVSPRIQGSISYPIPSGPQGSVSYPAPPRPQDNISYPVPPRPMDSASYPEPSKPPDGVSYPLPQRPQDSISYTVPPRPLDNVSYPVPPRTESNNSYPVSSPYTMPEMLGYGHCSGYRSRGRNVHNLVPIKKEEPILNEDTAVFKNDSQYCKQTSDVKSPLIQYCEPATDEKSIIKTENFLQEDISVKNVKMETAEDTASDDMHDCSFSDQANGRPFIKEEFADRGEFVLEDSFLKTSIGEAVCVQNVQLEEDLKPKDDVRRQEEETKVQTGVLDQLSDENLNQTKHTGGKDGAVIRRESKKCRIQRLFGKTDSPPRRSKVFRTRTKIIKCKSCRLGRNDVKDLLKPRPLNQEIATCSYVMLDELVDECPLGHLLDPSIASINLKSGLVTVYCSKCDVTVYMKNSIIPKVK; this is encoded by the exons ATGGTTGCATCAGTTGAGAACGCGGACACCACTCTGTACTTTTTAACAGAAGAGA TCATATTTGGCAAGTCAAAGGAAG TAGGTGTGAAACCGAGGCCGGGGAAACCTAATCCAAGGCACCCTCAGAGGAGACGAAGTTGGTTCTACCACTTGGCCCTGGCGATGTCTGAAGTCTCAAGAGGGCGAAAGACG ATGTGGTCGGCAAATCATCCCAGAAATCACCTATGGCCATACTTGACAGGCGTGAAGAACAGAAAAGGATGGTCATGGAGTGCTCCTAATCCGAACCTGTACCTTCCCTTGCAACTGCTGCTTAGGGATTCGTCATTGGAGGAAGAGGATACGATACCTCCAAAGGCAGAGGGTAATGCCAATTACCCTGTACTCCAAAGGACACGAGGTAGTGATAGTTTCTCTGTACCCCCAAGGTCAGAGGGTTGTACCAGTTTCCCTTTACCCCCAAGAATGCAGGGTAGTGACATATACCCTGTACTCCCCAAAACACAGGGTAGTGTCAGTTACCCTATACCTCTAAGGATGCAGGGTAGTGCCAGTTATCCTGTACCACCAAGGATGCAGGGTACTGATAGTTACCCTGTACCCCCAAGGACGCAGGACAGTGCCAGTTTCCCTTTACCCCTAAGGATGCAGGGTGGTTCCAGTTTCCCTGTACCCCCAAGGATACAGGGCAGTGCCAGTTTCCCTGTACCCCCAAGGATACAGGGCAGTGCCAGTTTCCCTGTACCCCCAAGGATACAGGGCAGTGCCAGTTTCCCTGTACCCCCAAGGATGCAGGGCAGTGCCAGTTTCCCTGTACCCCCTAGGACACAGGGCAATGCCAATTTCCATGTACCCCCAAGAATGCAGGGCAGTGTCAGTTTCCCTGTACTCCCAAGGACGCAGGATAGTGCCAGTTTCCCTGTAACCCCAAGGATACAAGATAATGCTTGTTATCCTGTACCCCCAAGCATGCAAGATAGTCTCTCTTTCCCTGCATCCCCAAGGACACAGGATAGTGTCAGTTACCCTGTATCCCCTAGGATACAGGGTAGCATCAGTTACCCTATACCTTCAGGGCCCCAGGGTAGTGTCAGTTATCCTGCACCACCAAGACCACAAGATAATATCAGCTACCCAGTACCTCCAAGGCCCATGGATAGTGCCAGCTACCCTGAACCTTCAAAGCCTCCAGATGGTGTCAGTTACCCTTTACCACAAAGACCACAAGATAGTATCAGTTACACTGTACCTCCAAGGCCTCTGGATAATGTTAGTTACCCAGTACCTCCAAGAACAGAGAGTAATAACAGTTATCCTGTCAGTTCGCCATACACAATGCCTGAAATGTTAGGTTATGGTCACTGTTCTGGATATCGATCCAGAGGACGCAATGTACATAATTTGGTACCCATTAAGAAAGAAGAGCCTATCCTTAACGAAGATACAGCAGTTTTCAAGAATGACTCACAATACTGTAAACAAACTAGTGATGTAAAATCTCCCCTCATACAGTATTGTGAGCCAGCTACCGATGAAAAATCTATAATCAAAACGGAAAACTTTCTCCAAGAAGACATCTCAGTTAAGAATGTAAAAATGGAAACTGCTGAAGATACCGCTAGCGATGATATGCATGACTGTAGTTTTTCAGACCAGGCGAATGGGAGACCCTTCATTAAGGAGGAGTTTGCTGATAGAGGGGAATTTGTACTTGAAGATTCCTTCTTGAAGACCTCTATTGGTGAAGCTGTCTGTGTCCAGAATGTACAGCTCGAAGAAGACCTGAAACCCAAAGATGATGTTAGGAGACAAGAGGAGGAAACTAAAGTACAAACAG GTGTGCTTGATCAGCTATCAGATGAAAATCTTAATCAGACTAAGCATACAGGAGGTAAAGATGGAGCAGTCATACGACGCGAGTCAAAGAAGTGCAGAATACAGCGGTTATTTGGCAAGACTGATTCTCCCCCTAGGCGTTCAAAAGTATTTAGGACGAGGACCAAAATCATTAAGTGTAAAAGTTGTCGTCTAGGTCGCAATGATGTGAAAGACTTACTGAAGCCACGCCCTCTCAACCAAGAGATAGCAACATGTTCCTATGTGATGTTAGATGAGCTGGTCGACGAGTGTCCTCTTGGCCATCTCCTTGATCCTAGTATTGCTTCAATCAATTTGAAGTCTGGGCTTGTGACTGTTTACTGCTCCAAATGTGATGTTACCGTTTATATGAAAAATTCCATTATACCAAAAGTAAAATGA